GGCAACACCCAGGCGGGCCGTGCGGAAGCGCTGGAGGCGGCGGTGCGCTCGGCGCTGCCGGCCGGGCGCGTGCTGGAGGACGACGCCCGGGCGCGCGAGGCGGGGGCCCTGCTGGTGGGCCTGTGCGTCGCGCCGGACGGGGTGCTGATGGCGGGCGCGGTGAGCGCTCGCGAGGCACTGTCGCTGGCGCCGGGCGGGCGGCGGCGGATGAAGCGCGCGGGCGAGTCCCCCTCCCGCGCGGCGATGAAGCTGGAGGAGGCGCTGGACGGGCTGGCGCATGAGCCGGGGCGCGGCGACGTCTGCGTGGACCTGGGCGCGGCGCCGGGCGGCTGGACCCAGCGGCTGGTGGCGCGCGGCGCGCGGGTGGTGGCGGTGGACCCGGCGAAGCTGATGCCGGAGCTGGCGAAGAACCCCCGCGTCCAGCACGTGCAGGAGAGCGCCTTCGCCTATGCCCCGGAGGAGCCCGCGGACTGGCTCTTCTGCGACATGGCCTGGCGGCCCCTGGAGGTGGCGCAGCTCCTGGCCAAGTGGGGCCGGCGCCGCTGGGCGCGCAACCTGGTGGCCAACATCAAGCTGCCCATGAAGGACAAGAACCCGCTCCTCGTGCGGGTGCGCCAGACGCTCGTGGACGACGGGGGCTGGGAGGGCCTCACCGTCCGCCAGCTGTACCACGACCGGGACGAGGTGACGGTGACGGCGCACCGCATGCGCTGAGAGGACATCCCGCCGCGCGGGAGCCCTCGGAGGCACGGGGGCTTCCCGCGTCGCTGGCGGCGCTGGTCGCGGGGAAAAGCCCCCTGCGCCCGGCGGCGGTCCGCGCTACACACGCGGGGACCATGCCCTATTCGCTCGACGACGCCACCGCCACCGCCCTCGTCGCCCTCCACCCCCGGGCCGCCCGGCCCGGGCATGCGCAGGAGGCGCCCCAGGCGGCCGCCCAGGAACTCATCGCCTCCGAGCAGCGCCGGCGCGGCCAGCCGGACGCCACCGGGGCCATGCACGTGCTGGCGCTGACGCAAGGCACGCTCCTCAAGGAGGAGTTCGACCTGTCCACGCACGCGCACCACGACGGCTGGCGGGTGGGCGCGGTGATGGTGGACGTGAAGGAGATGATCCACTTCAACGCGCGCTTCGGCTTCCCCGCCGGGGACGCGCTGCTCAAGGCCACCGTCGCTTCGCTCGCGGCGCAGTACCCGGGAGCGCGCATCGTGCGCTTCCAGCCGGATGGCTTCGCGGTGCTGCTGCTGCCCACCTCCCAGCTCACCGTGCGCGAGGACGGGGCGGACACGACTCGCGCGAAGCTGGCGGAGGCCCTGCGCCCCACGCTGCCCCCGGGAGCCGCGGACACCGACGTGCCGGACTTCACCGTGGCGCTGCTGGAGCTGACGGTGCACCAGCCGTCACACTGGCAGGTGCTGGGGCCGCTCCTCTGGGCGGAGGTGGAGCGGGCCTACATCATGGAGCGCACCGGGCGGACCCACGGGCTGCAGCGCCGCCGCCTGCGCCTGGATGCGTTCCTCCCGGAGCCGGAAGGAACCTGAGGCGTCCTCGGAAGCCTACTCCTCGAGGATGAACTTGCGCGGGTTCTGCGGCACGCCGTTCACGCGCACCTCGTAGTGCAGGTGCGGGCCGGTGGAGCGGCCCGTGTTGCCCACCGCCGCGATGGGCGAGCCGCGCTTGATGCGGTCGCCGGCCTTCACCAGGATCTTGGACAGGTGGCCGTAGCGCGTCTTGATGCCGTAGCCATGGTCGATGACGAGCACGTTGCCGTACCCGCCCTCCAGGCCCGCGAACACCACCGTGCCGTCCGACGGCGCGGTGACTTCCTTGCCGTGCGGCGCCGCGATGTCCAGGCCCGCGTGCGTCACCCGGTCCGCGGTGTACGGGTCCAGGCGCTGGCCGAAATCGCTGGTCACCCAGCCGCGCGCCGGCCACACCGACGGCGTGGAGGCCAGCAGCGACTTCTGGTCCTGGAAGTAGGCCTGCAGGTCCTGGAGGCTCAGCTCCTGACGGGTGGCCTCCGCGGAGAGCCGGTCCAGGCGGCCCAGCAGCACCTTGGGCGTGTCCGTGGTCGTCAGCTGGGTGAACTGCGTGTCCGTCGCGGGCGCGGACGTGCCGGTCTCCGGCTCCGTGGGGCCCATGGCCAGGTTGCGCTGCGGATCCGACAGCAGCGTCACCGCGCGCAGCTTCTGGTCGAAGCGCTCCACGCGGTCCAGCGTGGACCCGATGTGCTCGATGCGCTCGCGCACCGACTTCAGCT
This region of Corallococcus silvisoli genomic DNA includes:
- the rlmM gene encoding 23S rRNA (cytidine(2498)-2'-O)-methyltransferase RlmM, with the translated sequence MPSQTLAAQPGRWLWTCREGFEAHLFEELSWADAGPRLLGPALVESERRPDVPPAFGRAAEKVLATWAPPGGAQVPVEDIVAALSGLPSRVPWLVRAFTPDSARGNTQAGRAEALEAAVRSALPAGRVLEDDARAREAGALLVGLCVAPDGVLMAGAVSAREALSLAPGGRRRMKRAGESPSRAAMKLEEALDGLAHEPGRGDVCVDLGAAPGGWTQRLVARGARVVAVDPAKLMPELAKNPRVQHVQESAFAYAPEEPADWLFCDMAWRPLEVAQLLAKWGRRRWARNLVANIKLPMKDKNPLLVRVRQTLVDDGGWEGLTVRQLYHDRDEVTVTAHRMR
- a CDS encoding diguanylate cyclase domain-containing protein, encoding MPYSLDDATATALVALHPRAARPGHAQEAPQAAAQELIASEQRRRGQPDATGAMHVLALTQGTLLKEEFDLSTHAHHDGWRVGAVMVDVKEMIHFNARFGFPAGDALLKATVASLAAQYPGARIVRFQPDGFAVLLLPTSQLTVREDGADTTRAKLAEALRPTLPPGAADTDVPDFTVALLELTVHQPSHWQVLGPLLWAEVERAYIMERTGRTHGLQRRRLRLDAFLPEPEGT
- a CDS encoding M23 family metallopeptidase; the protein is MAKKSFTLMVIPDHDAPVKRYTIQRSWLVQVGMGLMLMAGLGAGASIHYLQVAADASENRILREENLTLRSQLKSVRERIEHIGSTLDRVERFDQKLRAVTLLSDPQRNLAMGPTEPETGTSAPATDTQFTQLTTTDTPKVLLGRLDRLSAEATRQELSLQDLQAYFQDQKSLLASTPSVWPARGWVTSDFGQRLDPYTADRVTHAGLDIAAPHGKEVTAPSDGTVVFAGLEGGYGNVLVIDHGYGIKTRYGHLSKILVKAGDRIKRGSPIAAVGNTGRSTGPHLHYEVRVNGVPQNPRKFILEE